The Alkalihalobacillus sp. TS-13 genomic interval GGAAATATTCTCGAATTTCCGCGGGGGATCCGCAAGCCTCAACGCTACAGCATCTTGGAATTCGACCAAATTCGCAAAGCAACATTACCCTTTAACAAAGTCAAACCCTCATGAAATGTAGTTTGCGACTTTCATGACCATATATGCAATTCCGGCTCCAATCAAAGGACCGACTGCGATACCATTAAAGAGACTTACTGCAAGAATTGTTCCAAACACAAGTGCTGTGGTGATATGCGGGTCCTCTGCAAGGAGCTGGATCCCGTTAGCAGCGATTAATGCAACCGCAATTCCTGATCCGAGTGCAATCCAGGCATAAGAGGATTTAAGTGCTTCCCCTAACTGTTTAAAGCCGATATCACCAGTCGCGATTGGAACAAGGACAGCAATGGTAATTATCGTAACACCCCATTCAATCCCCTTTTTTTGAAAGGTTGGAAAGACTCTATCGCCAAGACCGACCCATTTGATGACGAGCAAAAAAACAACGGCAATCAATAAGGACTTGTTCTTTGCCCAAAGCGCAATGCCTAATAATACTAACAAAAACAAAGCTGGTTGATCGAACATTCTCTTCTCCCTCTCTAATTATCATTGAATCTTATCGGCTATAATTGTAAAATAATACTAATCCACAGGGCGACCGACCAACCCTGTCGAAAGGATCGATGCAGTTGAATCTTCATTATGTATATAGCTTTTTAAGATTTCTATTAGTCATTACAATCATCATCTTTACTTTCTATGCCCTGCTGCTCACCGCAAAAGTCACCTACCCATTCATCATTGCTTTTTTCTTAGCCTTGATGATCAATCCGCTGGTAAATCTCTTGGAGCGGAAAGGAAAGATGCCTCGGGGAATTGCCGTCATGATCATATTGATCCTATTAATCGGTCTGATCGCCGGTTTCTTGACCTTATTGATCAGCGAGATGATTTCCGGATTTGGTTATCTTGCTGAAGTGATCCCGCAGCACACCCAGACATTAGTCCATTTCGGTCAAGCGTACTTCACCCAGCAAATTTTACCGATCTACTATGATTTGGTAGCAATGTTTAAGAGCCTGGACCCGTCTCAACGTGAAACCGTCATCGGTAACATCCAATCAATTGGTGAGAACATTACTGAAAACGTCAAAGCATTCGTCCAATCCGTGTTGATTGGATTGCAGAACTTTTTACTTAGCTTGCCTAATGTTGTCACAGTTATGATTTTTTCTTTGCTTGCTACGTTTTTCATCAGTAAGGATTGGTATCGGTTCAAAGGCTGGTTAGAGAGAAAAACCCCCGAACGAACTGTTGAAAGCGGCAGAAGTGTCTATATCGAGCTTCGTAAAGCACTCGTCGGATTTATTAAAGCACAATTGACACTTATATCGATAACCGCGGGGATCGTACTGGTAGGACTTCTTATTTTACGAGTTGATTATGCTATTACAATTGCTATTCTGATCGGTATAGTTGATCTCTTGCCTTACCTTGGAACGGGAGCCGTTTTCGTCCCTTGGATCATTTATTCCTTTGTCATGGAAGAATTCACCCTGACGATTGGATTATCGATTTTGTACGGTGTTGTTATCATCCAACGACAAATTATGGAACCTAAGATTCTATCTACGAGTATAGGATTGGATCCTCTTGCTACATTAATCTCTTTATTCGTAGGTTTCAAGTTATTCGGTTTCCTCGGACTAATCATCGGACCTGTTACACTGGTTGTTATTCGAGCTTTGAACCAGGCGAATGTATTCGTGGATGTATGGCATTTCATCATAGGTAAAAAAGCAGCATGACTTGATGTAGTGGATCGCCCGCAGAAAAGTAGTGAATTTCATTAATACGGAGTCTAATTAAGGTTATTTAAAGTTGATTTTAAACGAAATTCGCGACACTCCTGCGGGAATAGCGAGCCAAGCAAGACCCCACAGCGATAATGAACTTCTATAATAATGAACTTCGACTAAA includes:
- a CDS encoding DUF441 domain-containing protein, whose protein sequence is MFDQPALFLLVLLGIALWAKNKSLLIAVVFLLVIKWVGLGDRVFPTFQKKGIEWGVTIITIAVLVPIATGDIGFKQLGEALKSSYAWIALGSGIAVALIAANGIQLLAEDPHITTALVFGTILAVSLFNGIAVGPLIGAGIAYMVMKVANYIS
- the ytvI gene encoding sporulation integral membrane protein YtvI → MNLHYVYSFLRFLLVITIIIFTFYALLLTAKVTYPFIIAFFLALMINPLVNLLERKGKMPRGIAVMIILILLIGLIAGFLTLLISEMISGFGYLAEVIPQHTQTLVHFGQAYFTQQILPIYYDLVAMFKSLDPSQRETVIGNIQSIGENITENVKAFVQSVLIGLQNFLLSLPNVVTVMIFSLLATFFISKDWYRFKGWLERKTPERTVESGRSVYIELRKALVGFIKAQLTLISITAGIVLVGLLILRVDYAITIAILIGIVDLLPYLGTGAVFVPWIIYSFVMEEFTLTIGLSILYGVVIIQRQIMEPKILSTSIGLDPLATLISLFVGFKLFGFLGLIIGPVTLVVIRALNQANVFVDVWHFIIGKKAA